From Sphingopyxis sp. USTB-05, the proteins below share one genomic window:
- a CDS encoding phage tail protein → MATLVLTVVGGMVGGPMGAAIGAAVGQQIDAQIFKPKGREGPRLADLKIQASTYGQQIPQLFGTMRVAGSVIWATDLIERRSKHGGGKGRASTTEYSYAVSMAVALSSRSIRGIGRIWADGNLLRGSSGTFKERCKFRWYDGSEDQAADPLIASALGIASASAFRGCAYVVFDELELGAFGNRIPSLTFEVEADEGGVDAGLVGNILSAGSARCAGEWRFAGYAASGDRLRDALAPLVEVDGVRLMSGPDGWKLTPPTSAGEPLALADFRERGRSDAPGDRIEHRRAPLSSLPGTIRLRHYEPERDYQLGQQTSRVAGGALREERIDLPAVLPATSARALAQRLAAAAADGLETLLYRADLAALALTVGHVVAMDDGSRWRLAGRTVRASEILLELKRHAPLPVADLSAEPGIGVGAPDWPDAVGTVRLFELPNIGSPAASAPRLSIAGAGSNDGWRGADCWIVPWAGAEPIPIGMVRPARGLGELAEPLGPGSGALFDLSNSIEVRLANPAMTLESVTDAALLGGANRAMMGGELLQFGVADVVGAGRWRLSRLLRGRAGTECDAAHPAGTFFVLLDDPALLALPEPLAELTESGAAIFQWAPRGGARLTEVGVPAAGRALRPLAPVHGQVRPDGIGGVTISWVRRSRVDTGWRDHIDLPLGESREAWRITLSPPVPGIGPWESATSAWAIDAAELAAVPPRHMIEIRQAGDFALSPPLSLPLT, encoded by the coding sequence ATGGCGACGTTGGTGTTGACGGTGGTCGGCGGAATGGTCGGAGGTCCGATGGGTGCCGCGATCGGCGCGGCGGTGGGCCAGCAGATCGATGCGCAGATTTTCAAACCCAAGGGACGCGAAGGGCCGCGACTGGCCGACCTGAAGATTCAGGCGTCGACCTATGGCCAGCAAATCCCGCAGCTTTTCGGGACGATGCGGGTCGCGGGCAGCGTGATCTGGGCGACCGACCTGATCGAGCGGCGCAGCAAACACGGCGGGGGCAAGGGGCGGGCGTCGACGACCGAATATAGCTATGCCGTGTCGATGGCGGTCGCGCTGTCGTCGCGGTCGATCCGGGGTATCGGGCGCATATGGGCCGACGGCAATCTGCTGCGCGGGTCGAGCGGGACATTCAAGGAGCGTTGCAAGTTTCGCTGGTACGACGGAAGCGAGGATCAGGCGGCCGATCCGCTGATCGCTTCGGCGCTGGGCATCGCGTCGGCGAGCGCATTTCGCGGCTGCGCCTATGTGGTGTTCGATGAGCTGGAACTGGGCGCGTTCGGCAACCGCATCCCGTCGCTGACCTTTGAGGTCGAGGCCGACGAAGGCGGCGTCGATGCCGGGCTGGTCGGTAACATATTGTCCGCAGGAAGCGCGCGCTGCGCCGGCGAATGGCGCTTTGCGGGCTATGCCGCATCGGGGGACCGGTTGCGCGATGCGCTGGCACCGCTGGTCGAGGTCGACGGGGTGCGGTTGATGAGCGGACCCGATGGGTGGAAGCTGACGCCGCCGACATCGGCGGGCGAGCCGCTGGCGCTCGCCGATTTTCGCGAGCGCGGGCGGAGCGATGCGCCGGGCGACCGGATCGAGCATCGCCGTGCGCCGCTGTCATCGCTGCCCGGGACGATAAGGCTGCGGCACTATGAGCCCGAGCGCGATTACCAGCTCGGCCAGCAGACGAGCCGGGTCGCGGGCGGCGCTCTTCGCGAGGAGCGGATCGATTTGCCGGCGGTGCTGCCCGCGACTTCCGCACGGGCGCTGGCGCAGCGGCTTGCCGCCGCCGCGGCCGACGGGCTCGAGACGCTGCTGTACCGCGCCGACCTTGCGGCGCTGGCGCTGACGGTCGGGCATGTCGTCGCGATGGACGATGGCAGCCGCTGGCGGCTGGCAGGCCGGACGGTTCGCGCGAGCGAAATCCTGCTGGAACTGAAGCGTCATGCGCCGCTTCCCGTGGCCGACCTTTCGGCGGAGCCGGGAATTGGGGTGGGGGCGCCCGACTGGCCCGATGCCGTCGGCACGGTCCGCCTGTTCGAGCTTCCCAACATCGGGAGCCCGGCGGCATCGGCGCCGCGGTTGTCGATCGCCGGTGCCGGCAGCAACGACGGCTGGCGGGGCGCCGATTGCTGGATCGTCCCCTGGGCGGGCGCCGAGCCGATCCCGATTGGGATGGTGCGCCCCGCGAGAGGGCTGGGCGAACTTGCCGAGCCGTTGGGGCCGGGAAGCGGTGCGCTGTTCGATCTTTCGAACAGCATCGAAGTGCGACTGGCAAACCCGGCGATGACGCTTGAATCCGTCACCGACGCCGCGCTGCTGGGCGGGGCGAACCGGGCGATGATGGGCGGCGAACTGTTGCAGTTTGGCGTCGCCGATGTCGTGGGGGCGGGACGTTGGCGTTTGTCGCGATTGCTGCGCGGGCGCGCGGGGACCGAATGCGATGCAGCCCATCCGGCCGGAACTTTCTTCGTCCTGCTCGACGACCCCGCGCTATTGGCGTTGCCCGAGCCGCTCGCAGAATTGACGGAGAGCGGCGCGGCGATCTTCCAATGGGCTCCGCGTGGCGGGGCCAGGCTGACCGAGGTTGGCGTGCCGGCCGCCGGCCGGGCGCTGCGGCCGCTGGCCCCAGTGCACGGTCAGGTCCGCCCGGATGGCATCGGCGGCGTGACGATCAGCTGGGTTCGGCGCAGCCGCGTCGACACGGGCTGGCGCGACCATATCGACCTGCCGCTCGGCGAAAGCCGCGAGGCGTGGCGCATCACATTGTCACCGCCCGTTCCGGGGATCGGGCCGTGGGAAAGTGCGACGTCGGCCTGGGCTATCGATGCCGCCGAACTGGCGGCGGTGCCCCCGCGCCACATGATCGAGATTCGGCAGGCGGGGGACTTCGCGCTGTCGCCCCCTTTGTCTTTGCCGTTGACCTGA
- a CDS encoding DUF2793 domain-containing protein, producing the protein MTAMPATPRLALPLLAVAQAQKEVTHNEALTLIDALLHAAVEAGPVDAPPANPAEGQCWIVGTDPAGAWTGQEDAIAIYTGGGWRFAPPREGMRATRLADGVMLRFDGGAWAPPGTMGTPSGGVTIDAEARRAISTLILHLAAQGLLISG; encoded by the coding sequence ATGACCGCCATGCCGGCTACGCCGCGCCTCGCGTTACCGTTACTTGCGGTGGCGCAGGCGCAAAAAGAGGTAACGCACAACGAGGCGCTGACCCTGATCGACGCCCTGCTTCATGCAGCCGTCGAGGCGGGGCCGGTTGACGCGCCACCCGCGAATCCCGCCGAAGGGCAATGCTGGATCGTCGGGACGGATCCGGCCGGCGCCTGGACGGGTCAGGAAGATGCGATCGCGATCTACACGGGCGGCGGATGGCGATTTGCGCCGCCCCGCGAAGGGATGCGGGCGACGCGCCTTGCCGATGGCGTGATGCTTCGTTTCGATGGCGGCGCGTGGGCTCCGCCTGGGACGATGGGAACGCCATCCGGCGGCGTGACAATCGATGCCGAAGCGCGTAGGGCGATCTCTACATTGATCCTTCACCTCGCCGCGCAGGGTCTTCTGATTTCAGGCTGA
- a CDS encoding DUF2460 domain-containing protein yields MTEGRGAETASARAAMVLRLGYPAHEQHYFSGFVLAAADRAQWAAIAKAADGARRAGVARAFMWALPQVARDGFVTFDGEDDVQAFDAVDFPIAIGREAMALTEFSTQIVSAPSGHEQRASEWAEARMRYDAGPGVRSEADVRALAAFFRARRGAARAFRFRDPFDDRSAEDGGLPTAVDQMLGVGDGARRQFALVKRYGDGDAAQVRSISLPVEGSVRVSVDGIETAAFLMTDDGEIMLDHAPPFGVAVRAGFLFDVPVRFAEDRLEASRATFLAGEIASVPLVEVRAPW; encoded by the coding sequence ATGACCGAGGGGCGCGGGGCCGAGACGGCAAGTGCGCGCGCGGCGATGGTGCTGCGGCTCGGCTACCCGGCCCATGAGCAGCATTATTTTTCGGGCTTTGTGCTGGCGGCGGCGGATCGCGCGCAATGGGCGGCGATCGCGAAGGCGGCCGATGGCGCGCGGCGCGCCGGGGTCGCGCGGGCGTTCATGTGGGCGTTGCCGCAGGTGGCGCGCGACGGGTTCGTCACATTCGATGGGGAGGATGACGTGCAGGCTTTCGATGCAGTGGATTTTCCGATCGCGATCGGGCGCGAGGCGATGGCGCTGACCGAATTTTCGACGCAGATCGTGAGCGCTCCGTCGGGGCACGAGCAGCGCGCGAGTGAATGGGCCGAAGCGCGGATGCGTTACGACGCGGGGCCGGGGGTGCGGTCCGAGGCCGATGTGCGGGCGCTGGCCGCATTCTTTCGCGCGCGCCGGGGGGCGGCGCGCGCGTTCCGCTTTCGCGATCCGTTCGATGACAGGTCGGCGGAGGACGGCGGCCTGCCGACGGCGGTCGACCAGATGCTGGGGGTCGGCGACGGCGCGCGGCGGCAGTTCGCGCTGGTGAAACGCTATGGTGATGGCGATGCCGCGCAGGTGCGCAGCATAAGCTTGCCGGTCGAGGGCAGCGTGCGCGTGTCGGTCGACGGGATCGAGACGGCGGCGTTTCTGATGACCGATGATGGCGAGATCATGCTCGATCATGCGCCGCCGTTCGGGGTCGCGGTGCGCGCGGGCTTTCTGTTCGACGTGCCGGTCCGGTTTGCCGAGGATCGGCTGGAGGCGAGCCGCGCGACCTTTCTGGCGGGTGAGATAGCGAGCGTGCCGCTGGTCGAGGTGCGGGCGCCATGGTGA
- a CDS encoding C40 family peptidase, with protein MDDVGPRAFAAARDMVGVAFRPQGCDPATGLDCVGLVWAAHAAVGCVLERPRGYPLRGWSRAQVEAGLVRAHFVPVGGEGREGDVALIAYPAGQFHLGIMGRDRLVHAHAGLRRVVETPMLELRDAARWRLSGAG; from the coding sequence GTGGATGATGTCGGGCCGCGCGCCTTTGCGGCGGCGCGAGACATGGTCGGCGTGGCGTTTCGGCCACAGGGGTGTGACCCGGCGACGGGGCTGGATTGCGTGGGGCTGGTGTGGGCGGCCCATGCGGCGGTGGGGTGCGTGCTGGAACGGCCGCGCGGCTATCCGCTGCGCGGCTGGTCGCGGGCTCAGGTCGAGGCGGGGCTGGTCCGCGCGCATTTCGTGCCGGTTGGGGGCGAAGGGCGGGAGGGCGATGTGGCGCTGATCGCCTATCCGGCGGGGCAGTTTCATCTGGGCATCATGGGGCGCGATCGGCTGGTGCATGCCCATGCCGGGCTGCGGCGTGTGGTCGAGACGCCAATGCTGGAATTGCGCGATGCGGCGCGGTGGCGATTGTCGGGAGCAGGTTGA
- a CDS encoding DUF2163 domain-containing protein: protein MSAAPGWLREELVTLAWCWRLARRDGVVVGLTSHDRDLMVGGTMYRAAPGMKPSALETSDSLDVATMDLEGAVTSDAIAARDLDAGRWDGAELELFVTDWTSAEVAPVMVARGSLGAIERRGPAFAAELQGVTRLLDRPVCPATSPSCRAMLGDRACRVDLAPLTHARRVVAVDGRTATLDGAAPGMAFGELIWMEGANCGLASPVIAVEAAVLHLAEAPPFAVAEPVRVRLTEGCDKQLATCRGRFANAVNFRGEAHLPGNDLLTRYPGG, encoded by the coding sequence ATGAGCGCGGCGCCGGGTTGGTTGCGCGAGGAGCTGGTGACGCTGGCGTGGTGCTGGCGGCTGGCGCGGCGCGACGGGGTGGTCGTCGGGCTGACCTCGCACGACCGTGACCTGATGGTCGGCGGGACGATGTACCGCGCGGCGCCGGGGATGAAGCCTTCGGCGCTGGAGACGAGCGACAGCCTGGATGTCGCGACGATGGACCTGGAGGGCGCGGTTACGAGCGACGCCATTGCCGCGCGCGATCTGGACGCCGGGCGGTGGGATGGGGCGGAGCTGGAGCTGTTCGTTACCGACTGGACATCGGCCGAGGTGGCGCCGGTCATGGTCGCGCGTGGATCGCTTGGGGCAATCGAGCGGCGCGGGCCGGCCTTTGCTGCCGAGCTGCAGGGCGTGACGCGGTTGCTCGACCGGCCGGTGTGCCCCGCCACCTCGCCATCGTGCCGCGCGATGCTTGGCGACCGGGCGTGCCGGGTCGATCTGGCGCCGCTGACGCACGCGCGGCGCGTCGTGGCGGTCGACGGGCGGACGGCGACGCTCGATGGCGCGGCGCCCGGAATGGCGTTCGGTGAGCTGATATGGATGGAGGGCGCCAATTGCGGACTGGCCAGCCCTGTGATCGCGGTCGAGGCGGCGGTGCTGCATCTGGCCGAGGCGCCTCCCTTCGCGGTCGCGGAGCCGGTGCGCGTGCGGCTGACCGAAGGATGCGACAAGCAGCTTGCGACGTGCCGGGGCCGCTTTGCGAACGCGGTCAATTTCCGCGGCGAGGCGCATCTGCCGGGCAATGACCTGCTGACGCGCTATCCCGGTGGATGA